One window of Stigmatella aurantiaca genomic DNA carries:
- a CDS encoding CotH kinase family protein: MRIALLLGLPLLVMACGGPAEHGLTQDPPPVHVGPGDGDAPTPPAPKPPELQPPEPGPPEEPPPQGPGSQTPRPSPDQPRWPALQTSIPVYELTLSQADYQALHAHIQDPPSKDFSVPGQFTLQGRTHAVELSFRGRSTKTDPRIVKKSWDVRFDKQDRFEGKKKSMELLAAWKDSGYLTEKLWYDMAASIGLRVPDARYAHVKLHLKQPDGSVITRYEGVFTELESVNKDFLKAHGFDSDSDLYRAGMHDGELRPSPREHYQEPWDKKTNEEAPWTELWSFLEGLNRTPPHAFPAFLEKNLEVEDYLSWLVMEALIAHTMQGDARSYFVYDRETAKWSHVPWDLNNALSLYNRTNAVIQGVKKTRPLFSFTPYDPKIYELFAERRTFEGMEGLQLGWSTLSTRIYDDPGLRARYAARLRKLLDTWFTEENLGPRIDAMHALLAPYILPGPDGQAKDPYVSTAHAARSAEYLHRFVRERRAWLLEHLQDIEFHGANALVIDRVGRDASGAFWVQLYNRSSVPLSLGGLQLSGFTRVPEQWKLPAFSLPPGQVITFRQGAVGVGAMPLGATLDPKAPELSLYSADGLTALDLLWLAPLKPGEAYGRLPRGAETFGPQQGP, translated from the coding sequence ATGAGAATCGCACTTCTCCTTGGACTTCCTTTGTTGGTGATGGCCTGCGGGGGGCCTGCCGAGCACGGCCTCACGCAAGACCCTCCTCCTGTTCACGTGGGCCCGGGGGATGGCGATGCCCCCACGCCACCGGCCCCCAAACCGCCGGAGCTCCAACCGCCCGAGCCGGGCCCGCCGGAGGAGCCGCCGCCCCAGGGCCCGGGCTCCCAGACGCCGCGTCCCTCGCCCGACCAGCCTCGCTGGCCTGCGCTGCAGACGTCCATCCCCGTCTACGAGCTGACCTTGAGCCAGGCGGACTACCAGGCGCTCCATGCTCACATCCAGGATCCTCCCTCGAAGGACTTCAGCGTCCCGGGGCAGTTCACGCTCCAGGGCCGCACGCACGCGGTGGAGCTGAGCTTCCGCGGGCGCTCCACCAAGACGGACCCGCGCATCGTGAAGAAGTCCTGGGACGTGCGCTTCGACAAGCAGGATCGCTTCGAGGGCAAGAAGAAGAGCATGGAGCTGCTGGCGGCGTGGAAGGACAGCGGCTACCTCACCGAGAAGCTCTGGTACGACATGGCGGCGAGCATCGGGCTGCGTGTGCCGGACGCCCGCTATGCGCACGTGAAGCTGCACTTGAAGCAGCCGGACGGCTCCGTCATCACGCGCTACGAGGGGGTCTTCACCGAGCTGGAGTCCGTCAACAAGGACTTCCTCAAGGCGCACGGCTTCGACAGCGACAGCGACCTCTACCGCGCCGGCATGCACGATGGCGAGCTGCGCCCGTCGCCCCGGGAGCACTACCAGGAGCCCTGGGACAAGAAGACGAACGAGGAGGCGCCCTGGACGGAGCTGTGGAGCTTCCTGGAGGGCCTCAACCGCACGCCGCCGCACGCCTTCCCGGCCTTCCTGGAGAAGAACCTGGAGGTGGAGGACTACCTCTCCTGGCTGGTCATGGAGGCGCTCATCGCCCACACCATGCAGGGCGACGCGCGCAGCTACTTCGTCTACGACCGGGAGACGGCGAAGTGGTCTCACGTTCCGTGGGATCTCAACAACGCGCTGTCGCTCTACAACCGCACCAACGCCGTCATCCAGGGCGTGAAGAAGACGCGCCCGCTCTTCAGCTTCACCCCCTATGATCCGAAGATCTACGAGCTCTTCGCGGAGCGCCGCACCTTCGAGGGCATGGAGGGCTTGCAGCTCGGGTGGAGCACGCTCTCCACGCGCATCTACGATGACCCGGGCCTGCGCGCCCGCTACGCCGCCCGGCTGCGCAAGCTGCTCGACACGTGGTTCACCGAGGAGAACCTCGGGCCGCGCATCGACGCCATGCACGCGCTGCTCGCTCCCTACATCCTGCCGGGTCCGGACGGCCAGGCGAAGGATCCCTATGTCAGCACCGCGCACGCCGCGCGTAGCGCCGAGTACCTGCACCGGTTCGTGCGCGAGCGCCGCGCCTGGCTCCTCGAGCACCTGCAGGACATCGAGTTCCACGGGGCGAACGCGCTCGTCATCGACCGGGTGGGCCGCGACGCCTCGGGGGCCTTCTGGGTGCAGCTCTACAACCGGAGCTCGGTGCCCTTGTCCCTCGGAGGCCTCCAGCTCTCGGGCTTCACCCGGGTGCCCGAGCAGTGGAAGCTGCCGGCGTTCTCCCTGCCGCCCGGACAGGTCATCACCTTCCGCCAGGGCGCCGTGGGCGTGGGAGCAATGCCACTGGGCGCGACGTTGGACCCCAAGGCTCCCGAGCTCTCGCTCTACTCGGCGGACGGGCTGACGGCCCTGGATCTGCTGTGGTTGGCGCCGCTGAAGCCGGGGGAGGCCTACGGGCGGCTGCCGCGCGGAGCGGAGACCTTCGGTCCCCAGCAGGGCCCGTAG
- a CDS encoding RCC1 domain-containing protein, which translates to MLIAGVCGCTDFDQERAAFCGRNPERCGQSPSDGGDGGLPPDSGVPPDAGMPDTTAPTITQRSQSATSVLAHETVTFRVEAQDGETPVVSFVWAQSAGSLGTPLNTATTSEVIWTPPSCTPAGTMVTITVTVTNSKGLTDTDTFTVSTNPCPTPMVYAGAYHSFFLRGDGIVLAWGANSAGELGDGTKTNRLVPVQVSGLSSVIALAGGAYFSIALRSDGTVWAWGNNDVGQLGDGTTVSRVAPGRVTGLSDIIALDAGGGYSLALRRDGTVWAWGSNSFGQLGDGTTTQRLVPVRVPGMTGVIAVYAGGLHSLALRQDGSIWAWGFNSAGQLGDGTSANRFSPVQVPGLFNVSSLAAGSSYSLAMRVDGTVWGWGSGVHLGIGRNFDTQWSPVRTPSLSSVTMLKARDVHSLALRFDGTVWGWGSNSEGQVGDGTTGYCYDPVRVYGVDGVVALAVGDRHSLALRGDGSVWAWGNNESGQVGDGSTSNRLVPGRVLIP; encoded by the coding sequence ATGCTCATTGCTGGTGTCTGCGGCTGTACGGACTTCGACCAAGAGAGGGCTGCGTTTTGCGGCCGCAATCCCGAGCGCTGTGGACAAAGCCCAAGTGATGGAGGTGATGGAGGGCTTCCTCCTGATTCGGGCGTTCCACCTGACGCAGGGATGCCAGACACGACCGCGCCTACCATCACTCAGCGATCCCAATCCGCCACCAGTGTGTTGGCGCACGAAACGGTCACCTTCCGCGTGGAGGCCCAGGACGGCGAGACGCCGGTGGTCAGTTTTGTGTGGGCGCAAAGCGCAGGAAGCCTCGGTACTCCGCTGAATACTGCGACCACGAGCGAGGTCATTTGGACACCGCCGTCCTGCACCCCAGCTGGCACCATGGTCACCATCACCGTGACCGTCACCAACAGTAAGGGGCTTACTGATACAGATACGTTTACCGTTTCCACGAATCCCTGCCCGACCCCCATGGTTTATGCAGGTGCCTATCATTCGTTTTTCTTGCGCGGTGATGGCATTGTCCTAGCTTGGGGAGCGAACAGCGCTGGCGAGCTTGGAGATGGAACGAAGACCAATCGCCTTGTCCCTGTACAGGTGTCAGGTCTATCTAGTGTCATTGCATTGGCCGGAGGAGCATATTTTTCGATAGCACTGCGCAGCGATGGTACAGTTTGGGCCTGGGGAAACAACGATGTAGGTCAGCTTGGGGATGGAACGACTGTTTCTCGTGTGGCTCCTGGGCGTGTAACAGGTCTATCGGATATCATCGCTTTGGATGCAGGGGGTGGGTATTCGTTGGCACTTCGCCGTGATGGCACTGTCTGGGCTTGGGGCAGTAATTCCTTTGGGCAACTCGGCGACGGAACTACTACGCAGCGGCTTGTGCCTGTACGAGTGCCTGGAATGACCGGAGTCATAGCCGTGTACGCCGGTGGGCTGCATTCATTGGCGCTACGCCAGGATGGTAGTATTTGGGCGTGGGGATTTAATTCCGCTGGTCAACTGGGGGATGGGACCAGCGCTAATCGCTTTTCCCCTGTTCAGGTGCCTGGCCTATTTAACGTCTCCAGTTTGGCAGCGGGGAGTAGCTATTCGTTGGCGATGCGCGTTGATGGTACAGTGTGGGGATGGGGAAGCGGGGTGCATCTCGGCATTGGGCGTAATTTTGATACTCAATGGAGTCCCGTGCGAACACCTAGTCTGTCTAGTGTAACCATGTTGAAGGCTAGGGACGTTCACTCATTGGCGTTGCGTTTCGATGGCACGGTCTGGGGCTGGGGCTCTAATAGCGAAGGGCAAGTTGGTGATGGAACAACAGGCTATTGCTACGATCCTGTGAGAGTGTATGGAGTAGATGGTGTCGTTGCTTTGGCGGTTGGTGATAGGCATTCGCTCGCTCTGAGAGGAGATGGCTCCGTTTGGGCATGGGGAAATAATGAGAGTGGTCAAGTCGGAGACGGTTCGACCAGCAACCGTCTTGTCCCTGGGCGGGTGCTGATTCCCTAA
- a CDS encoding type VI immunity family protein, with translation MQAYRRVTPPEALVWYVKPDGEWDPLEDEGWASVRKEILETPWATGSEVRLQESHEEVGAYSVEYSGKWLDAPAWKDNGEAVSAVVFTLATDYLQKHGPDEVSALALEMVADLPLSFGYVGLGCISPGGLRSPAKKALHELCLLYPGLDVYNLRPTARSIGTRARGAYWLTFLGQPLLGQLGGMESLRERLPSGISLEPLEGERLCVRLGEWPLPGDAQSGDDMTPYHALAHVLEPYFYEERASWLIDEAFERRWMHRFKK, from the coding sequence TTGCAGGCGTATCGGCGTGTTACTCCTCCTGAAGCGCTGGTTTGGTACGTCAAGCCGGATGGGGAATGGGACCCTCTTGAGGACGAGGGCTGGGCGTCTGTCCGCAAAGAGATCCTCGAAACGCCTTGGGCTACGGGGAGCGAGGTCCGCCTGCAGGAAAGTCATGAGGAGGTGGGCGCCTACAGTGTGGAGTACTCCGGTAAATGGCTCGATGCCCCTGCCTGGAAGGACAACGGTGAGGCTGTCAGCGCGGTGGTTTTCACCTTGGCCACCGACTATCTGCAGAAGCATGGCCCTGACGAAGTGAGTGCGCTGGCGCTCGAAATGGTGGCAGACCTGCCCTTGAGCTTTGGCTATGTGGGGCTTGGTTGTATTTCCCCCGGGGGGCTGCGCAGTCCTGCCAAGAAGGCCCTTCACGAACTCTGCCTTCTCTATCCAGGGCTGGATGTCTACAACCTTCGTCCTACTGCCCGGTCCATCGGCACCCGTGCGCGAGGAGCCTACTGGCTCACCTTTCTGGGTCAACCTCTGTTGGGCCAGCTAGGAGGCATGGAATCCCTTCGGGAGCGTCTTCCTTCCGGTATCTCCCTTGAACCGCTGGAGGGGGAGCGGCTCTGTGTCCGCCTGGGGGAATGGCCTTTGCCTGGGGATGCGCAATCAGGTGACGACATGACGCCTTACCATGCTCTCGCCCATGTGCTTGAGCCTTACTTCTATGAGGAGCGCGCCTCATGGCTCATTGATGAGGCGTTCGAACGCCGCTGGATGCACCGCTTCAAGAAGTGA
- a CDS encoding serine/threonine protein kinase, translated as MGPERLVGRIGPYPPELNPAALPAGTQVERWRVVGFRGRGAYGAVYRAERVGHEEAGPVALKLALHPRDPRFEREVALLSRLKHPNVPALHAQGVWALGDRLHPFLVMQWVEGTPLYDWSSARNPTSRQVMRLLAQVARALVATHAAGGVHRDVKGDNILVRPEDARAFLVDFGSSLTARAAPLTWHSFPPGTAAYRSPEAWRFALSHRSPDRYVSRPADDVFALGMTAYRLVTDAYPPPVDPRLDTAGLWRGRGAGPEPPRARNPRLEGQLSAIIARMLSVRPQARGTAGELAKELEHLTDHAGVTADQRLFLWETDPLRRRPAEDFVKAYLLGHRPCRRPQERACAVEKQDAEAKAEAEQKEAQELSRAHAPTERIPQPSMTLARLLLGSAAVAVCFTLAFAVTQEWKRSWLQPESIRGTAGDGGTAGLADSVLADPIKRAVVPQSLSGLKLDMPKRPFPGQLRPDSGGRCGGKAQISINGGCWIQVANLEPPCEKTGYEWKGGCYYPIYDVTREPTSGTP; from the coding sequence GTGGGACCTGAGCGCCTTGTGGGCCGGATAGGGCCGTATCCTCCGGAGCTGAACCCCGCGGCGCTCCCCGCCGGGACGCAGGTGGAGCGCTGGCGGGTGGTGGGCTTCCGGGGCCGGGGGGCCTACGGCGCCGTCTACCGGGCCGAGCGGGTGGGGCACGAGGAGGCCGGGCCCGTGGCGCTCAAGCTCGCCCTGCACCCGAGGGATCCGCGCTTCGAGCGGGAGGTGGCGCTGCTCTCGCGCTTGAAGCATCCCAACGTGCCCGCGCTGCACGCGCAGGGTGTGTGGGCCCTGGGAGACCGCCTCCATCCGTTTCTCGTCATGCAGTGGGTGGAGGGGACGCCGCTGTACGACTGGTCCTCGGCACGCAATCCCACCTCGCGGCAGGTGATGCGATTGCTGGCACAGGTGGCCCGGGCGTTGGTGGCCACTCACGCCGCAGGAGGGGTCCACCGGGATGTAAAAGGGGACAACATCCTGGTACGCCCGGAAGATGCCCGGGCGTTCCTGGTGGACTTCGGCTCCAGCCTCACGGCGAGAGCGGCCCCCTTGACCTGGCACAGCTTCCCGCCCGGCACGGCGGCCTACCGCAGCCCGGAAGCTTGGCGGTTCGCCCTGAGCCATCGTTCGCCAGACCGCTACGTCTCAAGGCCTGCGGATGACGTCTTCGCGCTGGGGATGACGGCCTACAGGCTGGTCACGGACGCATATCCGCCGCCGGTGGATCCGAGGTTGGACACGGCAGGGCTCTGGCGGGGAAGGGGGGCAGGGCCGGAACCTCCGCGGGCGCGCAACCCGCGCTTGGAGGGACAGCTCAGCGCTATCATCGCGCGCATGCTCTCTGTCCGTCCGCAGGCCCGTGGCACCGCTGGAGAACTGGCCAAGGAACTAGAACACCTGACGGATCATGCAGGCGTAACGGCGGATCAGCGGCTCTTCCTATGGGAGACGGATCCGCTCAGGCGGCGGCCGGCTGAGGATTTCGTGAAGGCCTATCTGCTCGGCCATCGCCCGTGCCGCAGGCCCCAGGAACGGGCATGTGCCGTAGAGAAGCAGGACGCCGAAGCCAAGGCCGAGGCAGAGCAAAAGGAAGCTCAGGAGCTGTCCCGCGCCCATGCCCCCACAGAGCGCATTCCGCAGCCGTCGATGACGCTAGCGAGATTGCTTCTTGGGAGCGCTGCTGTTGCCGTGTGCTTCACGCTGGCGTTCGCGGTGACGCAGGAGTGGAAGCGCTCATGGCTCCAGCCGGAATCCATCCGAGGCACCGCAGGTGATGGAGGGACGGCAGGATTGGCAGATTCGGTGTTAGCCGACCCGATAAAGAGAGCCGTTGTTCCGCAGTCATTGTCTGGCCTGAAGCTAGATATGCCGAAACGTCCCTTCCCAGGACAGCTTCGGCCGGACAGTGGTGGGAGGTGCGGCGGCAAGGCACAAATATCGATCAACGGGGGCTGCTGGATTCAGGTTGCGAACCTTGAGCCTCCTTGCGAAAAAACGGGATACGAGTGGAAAGGGGGCTGCTACTACCCCATCTATGATGTGACGAGAGAACCTACTTCCGGTACGCCATAG
- a CDS encoding Uma2 family endonuclease translates to MGRGHAGGMSDDSPFLPSPRPLPVEEILGGIPVLLPPPGPLQVQTQGRLLEVLSQGGLAGKAGAWVVRKDVTLHLEEDRVVPDLVGWRRERWTEPGPGAGVTLTPDWTCEVLSEETEPWDRGHKMLAYGLGRVGHVWLVHPGMRTLEVYLFEGFSWSLLDVWEGQGPVKAAPFEALTWDLSALWAG, encoded by the coding sequence ATGGGTAGGGGGCATGCTGGCGGCATGTCCGATGACTCGCCGTTCCTTCCGTCCCCCCGTCCTCTTCCGGTGGAGGAGATCCTCGGAGGCATTCCGGTCCTCCTTCCCCCACCGGGGCCGCTGCAAGTTCAGACGCAGGGGCGGCTCCTCGAGGTGCTCTCCCAAGGTGGGCTCGCGGGCAAAGCCGGGGCCTGGGTCGTGCGGAAGGACGTGACCTTGCACCTTGAGGAGGACCGTGTGGTGCCCGACCTTGTGGGGTGGCGCCGGGAGCGATGGACGGAGCCTGGGCCGGGCGCGGGGGTGACGCTGACGCCGGACTGGACCTGTGAGGTGCTCTCCGAGGAGACGGAGCCCTGGGACCGGGGGCACAAGATGCTGGCGTACGGCCTGGGGCGCGTGGGCCACGTGTGGCTGGTGCACCCCGGGATGCGGACGCTGGAGGTCTACCTCTTCGAGGGGTTCTCCTGGTCGCTGCTCGACGTGTGGGAAGGGCAAGGCCCGGTGAAGGCAGCGCCGTTCGAGGCGCTGACGTGGGACCTGAGCGCCTTGTGGGCCGGATAG
- a CDS encoding PspC domain-containing protein, with amino-acid sequence MDTVNRCGSCQMELRGDGARCWNCSTWRPGAEPLHRGGEGWKLFGVSRAVARRLGLDVALVRVAFLIALAFTGGSALLVYFVLWAFTPPSAMGKSPAQRVMDTFSPPQNARSPGSRIERRI; translated from the coding sequence GTGGACACGGTGAACCGCTGCGGAAGCTGCCAGATGGAGCTGCGAGGCGACGGGGCCCGGTGCTGGAACTGCAGCACCTGGCGGCCGGGCGCGGAGCCCCTTCACCGGGGCGGCGAGGGCTGGAAACTGTTCGGTGTCAGCCGTGCGGTGGCGCGGCGGTTGGGGCTGGACGTGGCCCTGGTGCGCGTGGCGTTCCTGATCGCCCTGGCCTTCACGGGCGGCTCGGCGCTGCTCGTGTACTTCGTGCTGTGGGCCTTCACGCCGCCGTCGGCGATGGGCAAGAGCCCCGCGCAGCGGGTGATGGACACCTTCAGCCCGCCGCAGAATGCCCGCTCGCCCGGGTCGCGCATCGAGCGCCGCATCTGA
- the aceB gene encoding malate synthase A, translated as MRDPVSSPKPPTFGAGVVLRGAWLPDYTPVLTPEAVAFVATLVRAFGKTRDTLLAQRQERQKAFQRGERPHFLPETKALREGDWKAAPLPKDLLDRRVEITGPVDRKMIINALNSGANVFMADFEDSNSPTWDNVVRGQLNLMDAVRGTITYTAENGKHYALNDKPAVLFVRPRGWHLPERHLEVDGKPVPGSLFDFGLFFFHNAKAQLERGTGPYFYLPKLESHREARLWNDVFLLAQRELGLPPGTIKATVLIETLPAAFEMDEILYELREHSAGLNCGRWDYIFSFIKKLQADPAFLLPDRGQVTMDKAFLDAYSRLLIQTCHRRGVHAMGGMAAFIPIKGDAAANDAVLAKVRADKLREVKNGHDGTWVAHPGLVSVAREVFDTHMKGPNQLGTARPDAQVGEKELLAVPPGTRTEEGLRHNLRVGVQYMAAWMGGSGCVPLYNLMEDAATAEISRAQVWQWIHHGATLEDGRKLTPELFRQVYAEEMDRLEQQGALPKSGPATQARELFERLSTAPTFEDFLTLPAYEALSPQS; from the coding sequence ATGCGCGACCCGGTGTCCTCCCCCAAGCCGCCCACCTTTGGTGCCGGTGTGGTTCTGCGCGGCGCCTGGTTGCCTGACTACACCCCCGTGCTGACGCCCGAAGCGGTGGCGTTCGTGGCCACGCTCGTGCGCGCCTTCGGGAAGACGCGGGACACCCTCCTCGCCCAGCGCCAGGAGCGCCAGAAGGCCTTCCAGCGCGGCGAGCGGCCCCACTTCCTCCCTGAGACGAAGGCCCTTCGCGAGGGGGACTGGAAGGCCGCGCCCCTGCCCAAGGACCTCCTGGACCGGCGCGTGGAGATCACCGGCCCGGTGGACCGGAAGATGATCATCAACGCCCTCAACTCGGGCGCCAACGTCTTCATGGCGGACTTCGAGGACTCCAACAGCCCCACCTGGGACAACGTGGTGCGCGGCCAGCTCAACCTGATGGACGCCGTGCGCGGCACCATCACCTACACCGCGGAGAACGGGAAGCACTACGCCCTGAACGACAAGCCCGCGGTGCTCTTCGTCCGTCCGCGCGGCTGGCACCTGCCGGAGCGCCACCTGGAGGTGGACGGCAAGCCCGTGCCGGGCTCCCTGTTCGACTTCGGCCTCTTCTTCTTCCACAACGCCAAGGCACAGCTCGAGCGCGGCACCGGCCCCTACTTCTACCTGCCCAAGCTGGAGAGCCACCGCGAGGCCCGGCTGTGGAACGACGTGTTCCTCCTGGCGCAGCGGGAGCTGGGCCTACCCCCGGGCACCATTAAAGCCACCGTGCTCATCGAGACGCTGCCGGCGGCCTTCGAGATGGATGAGATCCTCTACGAGCTGCGCGAGCACTCGGCGGGGCTCAACTGCGGGCGCTGGGACTACATCTTCAGCTTCATCAAGAAGCTCCAGGCGGACCCGGCCTTCCTGCTGCCCGACCGGGGGCAGGTGACCATGGACAAGGCGTTCCTGGATGCCTACTCGCGGCTGCTCATCCAGACGTGCCACCGCCGGGGCGTGCACGCCATGGGCGGCATGGCTGCGTTCATCCCCATCAAGGGGGACGCGGCCGCCAACGACGCGGTGCTCGCCAAGGTGCGCGCCGACAAGCTGCGCGAGGTGAAGAACGGCCATGACGGCACGTGGGTAGCCCACCCCGGCCTGGTGTCCGTGGCGCGCGAGGTGTTCGACACGCACATGAAGGGGCCGAACCAGCTCGGCACCGCGCGCCCGGACGCGCAGGTGGGCGAGAAGGAGCTGCTCGCCGTGCCCCCGGGAACCCGCACCGAGGAGGGCCTGCGTCACAACCTCCGCGTGGGCGTGCAGTACATGGCCGCCTGGATGGGCGGCTCGGGCTGCGTGCCGCTCTACAACCTCATGGAGGACGCGGCCACGGCGGAAATCTCCCGCGCCCAGGTGTGGCAGTGGATCCACCACGGGGCCACCCTGGAGGATGGGCGCAAGCTCACCCCGGAGCTGTTCCGGCAGGTGTACGCCGAGGAGATGGACCGCCTGGAGCAGCAGGGCGCCCTCCCGAAGAGCGGCCCCGCCACCCAGGCGCGCGAGCTCTTCGAGCGGCTGTCCACCGCGCCCACCTTCGAGGACTTCCTCACCCTGCCGGCCTACGAGGCCCTGAGTCCGCAGTCCTGA
- the aceA gene encoding isocitrate lyase, with amino-acid sequence MYDATPMTPDSSPHAKLHARRFEGIQRNYTQKDVEKLRGSLQIRHTLAEVGARRLWELLHTEEFINALGALTGNQAVQMVRAGLKAIYLSGWQVAADANSAGQMYPDQSLYPVDSVPTVVRRINAALRRADQIECAEGRTDRYWFAPIIADAEAGFGGPLNAFELMKAMIEAGAAGVHFEDQLASEKKCGHMGGKVLVPTQQFLRTLTAARLAADVMGVSTLLVARTDADSAKLLMSDADPYDHAFIDQKGGRTAEGFYRLKGGVECAIARGLAYAPYADLVWCETSTPDLKQAKQFAEGIHAKFPGKLLAYNCSPSFNWKKHLDDATIAKFQRELGAMGYKFQFVTLAGFHALNHSMYELARQYKDGGMAAYSALQQREFGAEKDGYTATRHQREVGTGYFDQVAEVISGGCSSTLALTESTETHQF; translated from the coding sequence ATGTACGACGCGACGCCGATGACCCCTGATTCGTCCCCTCACGCGAAGCTCCACGCGCGGCGCTTCGAGGGAATCCAGCGCAACTACACGCAGAAGGACGTGGAGAAGCTGCGCGGCTCACTGCAGATCCGCCACACGCTGGCCGAGGTGGGCGCGCGGCGGCTGTGGGAGCTGCTGCACACCGAGGAGTTCATCAACGCCCTGGGCGCGCTCACCGGCAACCAGGCCGTGCAGATGGTGCGCGCGGGGCTGAAGGCCATCTACCTGTCCGGCTGGCAGGTGGCGGCGGACGCCAACAGCGCGGGCCAGATGTACCCGGACCAGAGCCTCTACCCGGTGGACAGCGTGCCCACGGTGGTGCGCCGCATCAACGCCGCGCTGCGCCGGGCGGACCAGATCGAGTGCGCCGAGGGCCGCACGGACCGGTACTGGTTCGCGCCCATCATCGCCGACGCGGAGGCGGGCTTCGGCGGGCCGCTCAACGCCTTCGAGCTGATGAAGGCGATGATCGAAGCAGGCGCCGCGGGCGTGCACTTCGAGGACCAGCTCGCCAGCGAGAAGAAGTGCGGCCACATGGGCGGCAAGGTGCTGGTGCCCACCCAGCAGTTCCTCCGCACGCTGACCGCGGCGCGCCTGGCCGCGGACGTCATGGGCGTGTCCACGCTGCTGGTGGCCCGCACGGACGCCGACAGCGCCAAGCTGCTGATGAGCGACGCGGATCCGTATGATCACGCCTTCATCGACCAGAAGGGCGGGCGCACCGCGGAAGGCTTCTACCGGCTCAAGGGCGGCGTGGAGTGCGCCATCGCGCGCGGCCTTGCGTACGCGCCGTACGCGGACCTCGTGTGGTGCGAGACGAGCACCCCGGACCTGAAGCAGGCGAAGCAGTTCGCCGAGGGCATCCACGCGAAGTTCCCCGGCAAGCTCCTGGCGTACAACTGCTCGCCGTCGTTCAACTGGAAGAAGCACCTGGACGACGCCACCATCGCGAAGTTCCAGCGGGAGCTGGGCGCCATGGGCTACAAGTTCCAGTTCGTCACGCTGGCGGGCTTCCACGCCCTCAACCACTCCATGTACGAGCTGGCCCGGCAGTACAAGGACGGCGGCATGGCGGCGTACTCGGCGCTGCAGCAGCGCGAGTTCGGCGCGGAGAAGGACGGCTACACCGCCACGCGGCACCAGCGCGAGGTGGGCACCGGCTACTTCGACCAGGTGGCCGAGGTCATCTCCGGCGGCTGCTCCAGCACGCTGGCGCTCACCGAGTCCACCGAGACGCACCAGTTCTAG
- a CDS encoding polysaccharide lyase → MKRDFRLGCPDSLADIQILRNRFLRLHMGWLAVILVSGPALAGVVWRGDFETGDHSQYSGSQMVRADRLAVVTSPVSEGRYALKATVKQGDDPIDSSGNRNELVYLSNEQVGSEYYYRWKVMFAPDFPSAKTWQVFTQWHHDGCCGSPPVEFFVYGEEMRLTLTDSITPWKAPLTRGVWHEFIFHVKWSPDPKVGFVELWHNGKLALKKQVLATMYEGMKSYMKLGLYRSDTIKETGVVYHDGFIQATALEDVMPPPPPPPPPAPAPEEEPKPGQPKPEVPPVVQVPETAPGEGLPSEDTSSGGTPGLPGTVSPSVPGVSEEMVSAHGCSTTGGPLTALVALLGLLGRGRSRRRG, encoded by the coding sequence ATGAAACGTGATTTTCGGTTAGGGTGCCCGGATTCGTTGGCGGACATACAAATCTTGAGGAATCGATTCTTGAGACTTCACATGGGGTGGCTCGCGGTGATCCTGGTGTCTGGACCGGCGCTGGCGGGCGTCGTCTGGCGAGGGGACTTCGAGACGGGTGACCACTCGCAGTACTCGGGCTCGCAGATGGTCCGGGCGGACCGGCTGGCGGTGGTGACGTCGCCGGTGAGCGAGGGGCGGTATGCCCTCAAGGCCACGGTGAAGCAGGGCGATGACCCCATCGACTCCAGCGGCAACCGCAACGAGCTGGTGTATCTGAGCAACGAGCAGGTGGGCTCGGAGTATTACTACCGGTGGAAGGTGATGTTCGCGCCGGACTTCCCCAGCGCGAAGACGTGGCAGGTCTTCACGCAGTGGCACCACGACGGGTGCTGCGGCTCGCCGCCGGTGGAGTTCTTCGTCTACGGCGAGGAGATGCGGCTGACGCTGACCGACAGCATCACCCCGTGGAAGGCGCCCCTCACGCGCGGCGTCTGGCACGAGTTCATCTTCCACGTGAAGTGGTCGCCGGACCCGAAGGTGGGCTTCGTGGAGCTGTGGCACAACGGAAAGCTGGCGCTGAAGAAGCAAGTCCTCGCGACGATGTACGAGGGGATGAAGAGCTACATGAAGCTGGGGCTGTACCGCAGCGACACCATCAAGGAGACCGGCGTCGTCTACCACGATGGCTTCATCCAGGCGACGGCGCTCGAGGACGTGATGCCGCCGCCTCCGCCGCCGCCTCCGCCCGCCCCCGCGCCGGAAGAGGAGCCGAAGCCCGGGCAGCCCAAGCCCGAGGTGCCGCCGGTGGTCCAGGTGCCGGAGACGGCGCCCGGCGAGGGCCTGCCTTCCGAGGACACTTCCTCCGGGGGGACGCCGGGCCTGCCCGGGACGGTGAGCCCCTCGGTGCCGGGCGTCTCCGAGGAGATGGTCTCCGCCCACGGCTGCTCCACCACCGGGGGCCCGCTGACGGCGCTCGTGGCACTGCTGGGGTTGCTGGGCCGCGGCCGTTCCCGCCGCCGGGGCTGA